In one Musa acuminata AAA Group cultivar baxijiao chromosome BXJ2-5, Cavendish_Baxijiao_AAA, whole genome shotgun sequence genomic region, the following are encoded:
- the LOC103985351 gene encoding U-box domain-containing protein 4-like isoform X2 has translation MAECDRSAAARFRPWPSFSAATLRRKFLDAVACGASGHRRGRKEDLCSLASRPTTRRLEELMRAEEPESCSDRGAVAETRRKIGAFEELQRAAGLLQLGDGDGELDRRKEAAAEVRRLAKDDPGARKTFATLGAIPPLVAMLDSKDSELHLAALYALLNLGIGNDLNKAAAVKAGAVHKMLNLIESGSSPSVSEAIVANFLSLSALDSNKPVVGASGAIPFLMSAFKSGNSTARQDALRALFNLSIASSNAPRLVDAGLVPALFASIGDMEVSERALTALSNLVATGEGRRAVSRCTDAVPTLVDVLGWCDAAGCQEKAAHVLMVMAHKGGPCDRAAMVEAGAVSALLELTLLGSPLAQKRASRVLEVLTVDKGKKVTSAAASGAVAVSAPLSVATAAEGKGDDRMSEERRAVRELVQQSLHSNMRRITRRANLPQDFGLSERFTALTTTSATKSLPF, from the exons ATGGCCGAATGCGACCGATCCGCCGCCGCCAGATTCCGCCCCTGGCCGTCCTTCTCTGCCGCCACGCTCCGCCGCAAGTTCCTCGACGCCGTGGCCTGCGGCGCCTCCGGCCACCGCCGCGGCCGGAAAGAAGACCTCTGCTCGCTTGCTTCCCGCCCAACTACGAGGCGGCTGGAGGAGctgatgagggccgaggagccgGAAAGTTGCTCCGACCGGGGGGCGGTGGCGGAAACGAGGCGAAAGATCGGAGCTTTCGAGGAGCTCCAGCGCGCGGCGGGGTTGCTTCAGCTTGGTGACGGCGACGGGGAGCTGGACCGGCGGAAAGAAGCGGCGGCCGAGGTCAGGAGGCTCGCTAAGGACGACCCGGGGGCGAGGAAGACGTTCGCCACGCTTGGGGCGATCCCTCCTTTGGTCGCCATGCTCGATTCGAAGGATTCCGAGCTCCATCTCGCCGCGCTCTACGCGCTCCTCAACCTTGGGATCGGCAACGACTT GAACAAAGCGGCTGCAGTGAAGGCCGGCGCCGTCCACAAGATGCTGAATCTGATCGAATCGGGGAGTTCCCCATCGGTTTCGGAAGCCATCGTGGCCAATTTCCTCAGCCTCAGCGCTTTGGATTCCAACAAGCCCGTCGTCGGAGCCTCGGGCGCGATCCCCTTCCTGATGTCCGCCTTCAAAAGTGGTAACTCCACGGCGAGGCAGGACGCTTTGCGCGCACTCTTCAACCTGTCCATCGCTTCCTCCAACGCACCCCGCCTCGTCGACGCCGGCCTCGTCCCCGCGCTTTTCGCGTCGATCGGCGACATGGAGGTGAGCGAGCGGGCGCTCACGGCGCTCTCCAACCTCGTCGCAACCGGCGAGGGGCGGCGGGCGGTGAGCCGGTGCACCGACGCCGTCCCGACCCTCGTCGACGTCCTTGGGTGGTGCGACGCCGCCGGATGCCAGGAGAAGGCGGCGCACGTGCTGATGGTAATGGCGCACAAGGGTGGGCCATGCGACCGGGCAGCCATGGTCGAGGCCGGCGCCGTGTCGGCGCTCCTCGAGCTCACACTCCTGGGCTCTCCCCTCGCCCAGAAGCGAGCTTCCCGCGTCTTGGAGGTCCTGACAGTGGACAAGGGGAAAAAGGTCACCTCAGCAGCCGCTTCCGGCGCTGTGGCGGTGTCGGCGCCTCTCTCCGTGGCCACGGCGGCGGAAGGGAAGGGGGACGACAGGATGAGCGAGGAAAGGAGAGCGGTGAGGGAATTGGTCCAGCAGAGTCTCCATAGCAACATGAGGAGGATCACCCGGCGGGCGAATCTGCCGCAAGACTTTGGGCTGTCGGAAAGGTTCACGGCGCTAACCACCACCTCGGCGACCAAAAGCTTGCCTTTCTAG
- the LOC103985351 gene encoding U-box domain-containing protein 4-like isoform X1, translating to MGPAVIEQCKHATWPGPLSVVASLTSGSFPRILSPAILYNHGGNIGAEQPWLSGKEANRPALWVECTALPLHRCRGLLLSLGLLVPLFLALSSPPFSFKCDAFSEHSMAECDRSAAARFRPWPSFSAATLRRKFLDAVACGASGHRRGRKEDLCSLASRPTTRRLEELMRAEEPESCSDRGAVAETRRKIGAFEELQRAAGLLQLGDGDGELDRRKEAAAEVRRLAKDDPGARKTFATLGAIPPLVAMLDSKDSELHLAALYALLNLGIGNDLNKAAAVKAGAVHKMLNLIESGSSPSVSEAIVANFLSLSALDSNKPVVGASGAIPFLMSAFKSGNSTARQDALRALFNLSIASSNAPRLVDAGLVPALFASIGDMEVSERALTALSNLVATGEGRRAVSRCTDAVPTLVDVLGWCDAAGCQEKAAHVLMVMAHKGGPCDRAAMVEAGAVSALLELTLLGSPLAQKRASRVLEVLTVDKGKKVTSAAASGAVAVSAPLSVATAAEGKGDDRMSEERRAVRELVQQSLHSNMRRITRRANLPQDFGLSERFTALTTTSATKSLPF from the exons ATGGGTCCCGCTGTAATCGAACAATGTAAACATGCCACCTGGCCGGGACCCTTGAGCGTTGTCGCCTCTCTTACATCGGGAAGTTTTCCCCGGATCTTGAGTCCCGCCATTTTATACAACCATGGCGGTAATATCGGAGCAGAGCAGCCGTGGCTCAGTGGCAAAGAAGCGAACCGCCCCGCTCTCTGGGTGGAGTGTACTGCACTCCCCCTCCATCGTTGCCGCGGGCTGCTGCTCTCACTAGGCCTCCTTGTTCCTCTCTTTCTTGCCTTGTCTTCCCCTCCGTTCTCCTTCAAATGCGACGCTTTTAGCGAACACAGCATGGCCGAATGCGACCGATCCGCCGCCGCCAGATTCCGCCCCTGGCCGTCCTTCTCTGCCGCCACGCTCCGCCGCAAGTTCCTCGACGCCGTGGCCTGCGGCGCCTCCGGCCACCGCCGCGGCCGGAAAGAAGACCTCTGCTCGCTTGCTTCCCGCCCAACTACGAGGCGGCTGGAGGAGctgatgagggccgaggagccgGAAAGTTGCTCCGACCGGGGGGCGGTGGCGGAAACGAGGCGAAAGATCGGAGCTTTCGAGGAGCTCCAGCGCGCGGCGGGGTTGCTTCAGCTTGGTGACGGCGACGGGGAGCTGGACCGGCGGAAAGAAGCGGCGGCCGAGGTCAGGAGGCTCGCTAAGGACGACCCGGGGGCGAGGAAGACGTTCGCCACGCTTGGGGCGATCCCTCCTTTGGTCGCCATGCTCGATTCGAAGGATTCCGAGCTCCATCTCGCCGCGCTCTACGCGCTCCTCAACCTTGGGATCGGCAACGACTT GAACAAAGCGGCTGCAGTGAAGGCCGGCGCCGTCCACAAGATGCTGAATCTGATCGAATCGGGGAGTTCCCCATCGGTTTCGGAAGCCATCGTGGCCAATTTCCTCAGCCTCAGCGCTTTGGATTCCAACAAGCCCGTCGTCGGAGCCTCGGGCGCGATCCCCTTCCTGATGTCCGCCTTCAAAAGTGGTAACTCCACGGCGAGGCAGGACGCTTTGCGCGCACTCTTCAACCTGTCCATCGCTTCCTCCAACGCACCCCGCCTCGTCGACGCCGGCCTCGTCCCCGCGCTTTTCGCGTCGATCGGCGACATGGAGGTGAGCGAGCGGGCGCTCACGGCGCTCTCCAACCTCGTCGCAACCGGCGAGGGGCGGCGGGCGGTGAGCCGGTGCACCGACGCCGTCCCGACCCTCGTCGACGTCCTTGGGTGGTGCGACGCCGCCGGATGCCAGGAGAAGGCGGCGCACGTGCTGATGGTAATGGCGCACAAGGGTGGGCCATGCGACCGGGCAGCCATGGTCGAGGCCGGCGCCGTGTCGGCGCTCCTCGAGCTCACACTCCTGGGCTCTCCCCTCGCCCAGAAGCGAGCTTCCCGCGTCTTGGAGGTCCTGACAGTGGACAAGGGGAAAAAGGTCACCTCAGCAGCCGCTTCCGGCGCTGTGGCGGTGTCGGCGCCTCTCTCCGTGGCCACGGCGGCGGAAGGGAAGGGGGACGACAGGATGAGCGAGGAAAGGAGAGCGGTGAGGGAATTGGTCCAGCAGAGTCTCCATAGCAACATGAGGAGGATCACCCGGCGGGCGAATCTGCCGCAAGACTTTGGGCTGTCGGAAAGGTTCACGGCGCTAACCACCACCTCGGCGACCAAAAGCTTGCCTTTCTAG